GCTCTTCCCAGCTTACTTCCTCTTCTTCCTCCGCAACGCTGGCCTCGGAAGGCGCCTGTAATACGCCGGGCATAGTAAGCGCTAGGGCAAACAGCTGATCCTTGGGAGCTCCCACCAGTTCGGCCGCTTTTTCCAATTCCCGATAGGAGGCCAATAAGGTTTCCTGATTGAGAACGGCGCTGGGCCGCACCGCACTACGGGGCCGCACAAAGTCAAAACTTAAGTTAACCTTGCCCCGAACCAGGCTTTTAGTTATAAGATTTCGAAGTTCCAATTCCCGGTCCTGCAGGAAGCGCGGCAAACGCAGGCTCAAATCTAGCGTTTTGGAATTCAGAGACTTGATTTCGACCGTGGCCGAATAACGGTCGGTTTCGCGGTGGGCGATACCGTAGCCGGTCATGGACAAAAGCATGGAAAGTGGGAAAAGTGGGTCGGGTGAAAGCGGGTGCAAAAGTAATGGTTTTCAACATAATATGTATATATCCCCCTGACAATAACATAAGCGTAATATTGTCGCAATACTGGCATAATAGGGCTACGGTAGTTTTGTGAAACGAAAAAATCACAGCTGTATGCGCCGTCTAGGACTACTGTTTATTTTTCTGATTATCAGTTCCTTAGCCTTTGCCCAGCAAGGAGTAATCAGTGGTAAGGTAACTGATAAAAAGACGGGGGACGGCGTAATTGGCGCCACCGTGCTGGTCACGGGCACAGTGCAGGCGGCCCCGGTAGATGTGCAAGGAAATTACGAGCTCCGGCTTGCCCCCGGCACCTATAATATCACCATGACCTACATTGGCTACAAGCCGCTGACGTTTGCAGGTATTGTAGTAACGGCCAATGGCAAGACCACCCTAAACGGGGTGATGGAAGAAAACGCGACCAACCTGAAGGAGGTGACCGTGACGGGCCAGAAACAGACCGGCACTGAGGTGGCCATGATTCAGGACCTGAAGAAAAGTGAGGTGGTGGTAAGCGGCATGAGCAACGACCAGATCGTGAAAACCCTGGACCGCGACGCGGCCGAAGTAGTGAAGCGAATTCCGGGCGTAACCATCCAAAACAACAACTTCATTGTCATCCGGGGTTTGGCCGAGCGCTATAATACAGTGCTCCTGAACGACGCGCTGACTCCCTCGGCGGAAGTGGATACCCGCTCCTTCTCGTTTGATATTCTGCCCAGCTCGGTTATCGACCGGGTCTTGATTTTTAAATCGGGGTCCCCGGAACTGCCCGGCGAGTTTGGTGGTGGCGTAGTGAAAGTGTACACCAAAAACAGCGTACTGGACAACTCCACCAGCTTGAGCGTTTCGGGTTGGAGCCGCAGCACCAACACCTTTGACAGCGGCTACCTGACCTCCAACCACAGCAACACCGACTTCCTGGGCTTCGACAATGACCAGCGTAAAATGCCGGACGCTCTTAGCGTGTTGAAACCGGCTACGCCTTCGGATGCCACCCAGACGGAAGCTCTGCGCGGCAACCTGCGCAATGAATTTCTGCCCCGCGTAATCACCTCACGGCCCGATTTGCGCCTTTCATTGGGTGTCAACCGCAAGTTTGAAATCGGGCAGGCCTACGTAAGCAACGTTACTTCGATTTCCTACTCCAACACGCAGGAACAGTATACCTCCGAGCGGCAGCGCTTCGATGCGTACATCCAGCCGGGCATTTTGCCCGACGCCGACTTTAGCTACGTGGATACCCGCAGCGTATCGGCCGTGCGGTTAGGCATCATTCACAACTACCAGGTTCGCTTCAATGACCGTAACCGCCTGGAGTTTCGCAACTTCTTCAACCAGTATGGCACCGATGAAGTCGTGAACCGCCAAGGTTTGAACTTTGAGAACGGTACTGGCCCCGACGCGCAACAGCGCAACGACTACGCCCTGCATTACCAAAGCCGGAGCATTTACTCAGGCCAGTTAGGCGGCAGCCACGATGTTGGCGCAACCAACAACACTACTCTTACCTGGGCCACGGGTTATAACTACGTAAACCGCGAAGAACCCGACTACCGCCAGAACCAGCAGGCCCGCTACAACCGCCCCGGCACCGAGGACGACCCTAATCTGCTCAAGGTCGTCATTGATATCGTGCCCCAAACCAGCTCCCGCTTCTACTCTACCCTGAACGAGAACACCTACATGGCCAGCGGGCAGGTAGAGCGCCGCTACCGGGGCCGTGATACCACCAGCGTTAATCAATACAAGGTGCGAGCCGGCTTCTATGCCGAGGAAAAGGAACGGAAATACAGCAGCCGCTACTTCAACTACGCTCGTTCGCGCAACTTCAACTTCGCGCTGGCCGACCTGCCGCTGAGCACGATTTTCAACGATGAGAACATCAACCCCGACGGCGGCTTTGTGCTGCGCGAAGGCACGCTGCCCCAAGACCGCTACACGGGTAAGAACCGCTTGGTAGCCGGCTACCTCAGCGGCGTAGCTCCCATATCGGACAAGTTTAGCTTCAGCGGCGGGGTGCGCCTGGAATACAACCGCAAGTCGTTGGCCTCAGGGGATACGGAGTCGGAAACGTCGCCGGAGAAGCCCTACGAGGAAACCCGCACCTTCTGGCTGCCCTCGCTGAATGCTACCTACAACTTCACGCAGCGCAGCCTGCTGCGGGCAGGCGGTAGCGTGTCGGTAAACCGTCCGGAGTTCCGGGAAGTAGCCAACTACACGTACTACGACTTCAACACGAACTTCTTTATCCAGGGCTCGTCTGACCTGCGTACGGCCCGCATCTATAATGCCGACCTGCGCTACGAGTTCTACCCTACCCGGGCTGAGCTGTTGTCGGTGGGCGTATTCTACAAGCACTTTACGGATGCCATTGAGCAAGTAACCCGCTCGACTTCGAACGTAACCCTGACCTACCAGAATGCCGACAAGGCCTACGACGTGGGCGTAGAGGTAGAGGCCCGCAAGTCGCTGCTGGATGTGACGGACAGCCGGTTTCTGCAGCGCTTCTCCTTCGTAGTAAATGCCTCGCTGATCCGCAGCCGGGTAGATCTGGACACAACGAAAGCCGAAAACCGGGATTTCGCCGTCACCAACCGGCCGCTGCAAGGCCAGTCGCCCTACGTGGTGAACTTCGGCACCTTCTATCAGGACGACGAGCACCACTGGCAGATTTCGGCCCAGTACAACATCATTGGCCCTCGCCTGGCCTTTGTAGGCGACAAGACCCAGAACTACAGCGTATTTGACCTGCCCCGCCACGTAGTGGATCTGGCCGTGACCAAAGGTTTCAAATCGCACCTGGAAGTGCGGGCCGGCGTGCAGAACCTGCTCAACCAGCAAGTGCGGCAGTACTACGACATTGACCGCAACGGCAAGATCAACGGCTTCGAGAAGGATGCGGTGTTTGCCCGCTACCGCCGGGGCGTATACTCGACGCTGGGCCTGACCTACCGCTTCTAGGTCCTTACCGCTTTTAGGTAACAGAAACATAACCGGGAAGCAGCAAAACGGTAACGCCGAATCATTTTCCCGGGACCGGGAGCTGCTGACCTTTGTCGCACTATTCATCCTCCTTCTAAGTGTCTCCTCATGAAAAAGACGGTACTCACCCTGCTTATGGCAGCCATGGTCGTAGCTTCAGCTCAGGCCCAATGCCCCGCTAACCCGGTCAATCTGGTATCGGTAGGCACTGGTACGTCGGCCAAAACCGGGTTTGAAATCACGACCAACACGACTTGGACGCGCAGCAATATCTACCTGCTCAACGGGATTGTGTACGTGAACAGCGGCGTGACCCTGACTATCGAGCCGGGCACCATCATCAAGGGCAGCTTCGCCAATCAGGGCGCCCTCGTCATTCGGCGCGGCGGCAAGATCAACGCAGCCGGCACGGCGACCCAGCCCATTGTATTTACCTCCGAAAAGCCCGCCGGCCAGCGCCAGCCCGGCGACTGGGGCGGCGTGATTATCTGCGGCAACGCCCCCACCAACAAAGCCGGCGACCCTCAGATTGAAGGTGGCACGCTGGCTAACTACGGCGGCAATGACCCCAACGACAACTCGGGCGTCCTGCAATACGTGCGGATTGAGTACCCCGGCATTCCTTTCCTGCCCGGCAACGAAATCAACGGCCTGACCCTGGGCGGTGTGGGCGCCGGCACTACCATCGACCACATCCAGGTAACGGCTTCCGGCGACGACTCCTTCGAGTGGTTTGGCGGTAGCGTTAACGCCAAATACCTGATTGCCCTGGCCGGCACCGACGACGATTTCGATACTGACAACGGTTTCTCAGGCCGGGTGCAGTTCGGTGTGGCCGTACGCGACCAGAGCCGCGGCGACTTTGCTAATAACGGCGTCTCGAACGGCTTCGAAAGCGACAACGACTCTGACAACAGCGCCCGCACGCCCCAGACTTCGGCCGTGTTTTCGAACATGACGATTCTGCTGCCGACCTCCCCTGCTCCGGCCAGCCCATTCAACAACTCGGCCGGCGCGCTTATTCGTCAGAACTCGGCCCAAAGCATCTTTAACAGTGTCTTCGCCGGGCGCCGCTCGGGTCTGGAAATCGCCGGTGGCGGTGCCGGCACCACGCAGGCCAATGCCACTTCCGGCGCTCTGGCATTCCAGAACAACGTGCTGGCGGGTTACTCGCCCCGCGCCGGCCGGATTGGCGGTGCGACATCCGCTACTCCCGCCTTCAACATCAATGCCTTCGTAGGGGGTAACGGCAACGACACGACCCGCACGGTAGCGGGTGTGGGCCTGAACGGGGACAACTTCTTCTTCAACGGCAACTGCAGCGGTAATGCGCAGTGCGTACCGAGCTTCGCCCTGCCCGCAACCTCCATGCTCAATGCAGGTGCCGCTTTCACCAGCAGCAAGCTGACCGGCGCCGGTAACGGCGGCCCCAACAGCACGTTCGAAGTGGTAAACTACCGGGGAGCCTTCGGGGCTACCAACTGGGCTACGGGCTGGACCAACTTCAATCCGCAGAACACCTGCTACAACACCCCGGGTTCGGTACTGGCTGCCAAGTCGGCAGCCGACGAGAAAGTGCAGGCCCTGAGCGTAGCTCCTAACCCCACGGAAGGTGCCGCAGTGCTGTCCTTCGACCTGCCCCGTGCAGCAGTCGTAACGGTGCGCGTGCTGGACGTAACGGGCCGGGAAGTAGCCCTGGTGAGCGGTGCTACCAAGCTGCTGGCCGGCAACCAGACTATCCAACTGCCCGCTTCGCTGAAAGCTGGCTTGTATTTGGCCTCGGTTACGACCGAAGGCAGTGTACAGACCGTACGCTTTGTAGTAGCTAAATAAGTAACATACTACCTACTTAAGGAGCCAAGCATTCCACCCGGAGTGGCTTGGCTCCTTTTCTTTTCCCACTATTTACTACTTACAAAGGCAATAATTTATTTACAAAATATTCACAACGCGCTTAGTAACTACCTACCAACGACCAACTAAAACTAGTCCTTCTCTACCATACCGCCCTATTGCAATTGATTCAGTCCAATTCAACCATTACACCTAATCCCATTAACCATGAAAACCAATTTATTCCGCTTACTCATTCTTTTCAGCGCTTTGCTGGCGAGCTGCTCCAAAGAGGCCCAAGACACGCCGGCTCCTACTGCGGTAGCGCATAGTGAGGCAGCCACTATTCAGTCATCGGATGATATGATGACCCTGGGCCGGCAATTAGAAAACCCTTACACGGTAAGCACTATGCTAAAAGCCAGTAATAATCTGGCAGCCCGCGGTTACTCCACCAATGTCAATATCCGCACGACCCACCTGTACGTTCGTTTTTTGCCGAAAAGCACCCAGGAATATTATTTGATGGCCAAGGATGATGCCCTGGACATCTACGACCATCCGCTGGATTATGAAATAGCCCAATCGGGCGGTACGTACCACGACCCGTCTATTCCGAGTGACCAGTACTCGTGGCAGTATTGCGCCGTGAAAGCGGGGTATAAGTTTCCCGCTATTCAATACGAAGTACTCGCCGAGCTGTATCTACCGGAAACCGACAAAGCGGTGGCCGACGCCAGCAGCTTAGACCTGCTCGAAAATGAAGCCATGGTCATCACGGGCAACAGTGAGCCGAATACGGAGCTGCGCGTTGCTTCCTTCACTCCGGGCGGCCGAATCCAGGTCCGCAACGTGTTTCAGTACCGGGATTTCCGGGACAACCAAACCAAAACAGTAGACCAGATGATTGGGCTGGAGGGTGCCCAGGTGCGCGCTAACCGCTGGTTTACTACCCACCGCGCCATTACGGACGAGAATGGCTACTACCGGATGAACGACAGTTTCAAGAACCCCTGCAATTATAGCATCAAGTGGGAACGGCCCGACTTTGACATCCTGGACCGGGCCATATTTGGTCAGGCCACGCTGGACGGGCCCAAAAAATCCGGGGACTGGAATACTGATATTACCGGTGGCAACCAGTTATTCTATGCCACTATTCACCGGGGCGCCTGGGATTATTATTACAACGACCAATTGCGTAACAGCTTTGGTTTGAAAAAACCCCCAACGCGGGATAATATTTTTCAACAGCGCGTTTCGCTGCTGGCCAAAGATGAAAGTGCTACTGTTAACGGAGACTATTCCGGCTGGCGCGCCGCGTTTGGATTTCCTCACATCCGTATTTTCCGCTCCAACCGTAATTCCGACGAAATATATTCCACTACAGTGCATGAGTTGGCTCACGCTTCACACCAGGAAAACCGTGGCTGGTCATCATTCAATAACGTGGATGACGTAATTACGGAAAGCTGGGCACGTTGCGTGCAGTATTACTTCACTCTCTATCGGTTTATTCGCTACGCAGGCGGCTATGAATGGGCCGATCGTTATCAGAATACGCCCATTGTGCGCACCCCCCAACTGCACGCCTATACGCCCATGTTCCTGGATATGTGCGACGACTTCGACCAAAGCTACAAGTATGGCCCAACGCGCTTTATTGACCAGTGGGATGGCAACTATTATATGTTACGGCCCATTGAACAAGCGTTATCAACGGCCAGCACTTTCCAGGATTTGGAGCGCCTGCTGAATAGCACCGGCACCGATCAGTCGGCCACCGATTATTATAACCAGTACAAGTAAGCTGCTGCACGGAATTAACTGTTTGCAGCCAACCTACTACCGGCAACAATAGTGGTTTGGCTACCCCAAAACCGGTAGCTGCCAGATTAGAAAAACGCAAACCGTACGAATTCTCCGCAGCAAAACAGCTCTGTTACCAATGGTAGCAGAGCTGTTTTTTTATAAGGACCAGTCCGCAGCCCGCTGTGGCGCTCTGCTTGCTTTGCCCGATATTGCGGAGATTGTTCGTGTCTTATCAGTGCCGTGCCATGAGAATTCTTCACTTGCCCAAGTGGTACCCCCACCGCTACGACGACCAGGATGGCGACTTTGTAGCCCGACACGTAGCCGCCATTGCCCCGCACGCCCAGGTGGCCGTGCTTTTTGCCGCCGTAGCCCGTGGCCCCTTGCCCCACTGGACCGACTGCGAAGCCGACCTGGACGGCGAGATACCCACCCTACGCTATTACTACCGGGCGCAGTTCACCGGCCTAGCGCCCGTGGATAAAGCCTTGAAGTTGCTGCTGTATTTCTGGTGCCTGGCCCAGGGCTACCGCCGGTTGACTACGCGCTGGGGCGGGCCACCCCAGCTGGTGCATGTGCACGTGCTGCTGCGCACGGGCTTGTTTGCGTGGTGGCTCAGGCTCACGCGGGGCATTCCCTACCTCATCACTGAGCACTGGACGCTGTATCTGCCCCAAAATGCCGGACGCATCGGCAAGGTGCGGCGCTGGCTAAGCCAGCGCATTATCGGGCGGGCCGACGCCCTGCACACGGTGTCACGTAACTTGCAGCAGGCTATGCAGCAATTGGACCTGGTTAATGCCCGCCCGGTAGTAATTCCCAACGTAGTCGACACCCAGGCTTTCAAGCCGGCGGCCCTGGTTCCGAATTCCCGGGAACGGGTAATACCCGGCCAGCTGCTGCACGTGGCGGCTTTCAATGAGCAGGCCAAAAACCTGAGCGGCATTCTGCGGGTGGTGGCCCGCCTAGCAGATCGGTGGCCTGGGCTTACGCTACGCATTGCCGGCTACGGACCTGCCGAAGCCGAAGTGCGGCAACTAGCTACCACGCTGGGCCTGCTGGATACGCGCGTGTTTTTTCTGGGCAAGCTCACCCAGGCCGAGGTGGCGGCGGAAATGCGCCGGGCTGCCTGCCTGGTGTTGTTCAGCAATTACGAAAACCTGCCGTGCGTGCTGATTGAAGCCCAGGCCAGTGGCTTGCCGGCCGTGGCTACCGCCGTGGGTGGCGTGCCCGAGCTGCTGCCGCCCGATGGCTCCCGGGGCCTGTTGGTAGCTCCCCAGGACGAAGCGGCTCTCGAACAGGCCCTGTCTACGGTGCTGCGTCATCCGGAACGCTTCGAAGCCCGGCAGCTGCGCCACCACGCGGTGGCCCACTTCAGCTATGGGGAAGTAGGCCGGCAGTTTGCGCAGCTGTATGCGCAGGTACTGCGGCCGGCGGCCGGTGGCTCCTCTTCCCCACTTCCCTCATGATTCGTCGGATTCTGCAGAACTTTGCCACTCGCCTGGCTACAGCGGTGCTCAGCTTCGCCATCGTGTGGCTCACGGCCCGCTACCTGGGTGCCACCGGCCGCGGCGACGTCAGCCTGTTCGTAACCGACTGCGCGGCTATGCTGCTCTTTATTGGATTACTGGGCGGCTCGTCCCTTATTTATCTGGCCCCGAAGCGTAGCATCTGGCTTTTGCTGGTGCCAGCCTACGCCTGGGCTACGTTGGTGTGTGTGGTCGGCACCGCCGCCGTGGGTCTGCTGCGCACGGTGCCGCTGCTGTATCTGGGCCACCTGTTGGCCTTATCACTGTTACAGGCCTATTTCTCCATCAATACCTCTCTGCTACTGGGGCGTAAACAGGAAGCAAGTTTCAACCTGCTGAACCTGCTGCAGGTGGGGCTCCTGGCGGCTAGCATGCTACTAGCTTTTGCCGGCCTACAATGGCGGGAGCTGGCCGTCTATTATTACGCCACCTACGTGGCCTACGGGCTGCCGCTGCTACTGAGCTTCGGGGCCCTTTACCGTCTTCCCGACCGGTGGGCAGGGGGGCTAGGACTGCGCGACACGGTGCGGGAGCTGGCCTACCACAGCCGCGGGGCACATTTTTCCAATATCCTGACATTCGCTAACTACCGGCTGAGCTATTATTTCGTGGCGCACTACGCCGATGCCCGGGCCCTGGGCGTGCTCAGTGTTGGCGTGGCGCTGGCCGAAGCCATCTGGCTGATTCCGCGCAGCACGGCCTTGGTGCAGTACGTCGACCTGGTTCATGCCACCGATAAACACGCTCAGATTGTCCCTACCCTGCGCATTGCCCGACTTACCCTGCTGAGTACAACCCTGGCGGTGGTATTTTTGTGCGCCCTGCCGGCTCAGGTGCTTACGGTTATCTTCGGCCCCGAATTCGGCGCGGCCCAGCCCGTAATTCTGCGGCTGGCCCCGGGCGTGGTGGCCATAGCCGTCAACGTGATGTGCAGCACCTACTTTGCGGGCACAGGCCACTACCGCACCAATAACCTGGCGGCTACCGTGGGGCTGCTCGTGACGCTACCAGCCTGCTGGCTCCTAATTCCGGTGCTGGGCATCAATGGGGCGGCCCTGGCTAGCAGCTTATCCTATCTAGCCTCTATGACTTACCTGTTTTACCGGTTTTCCCAAGCCACCGGCGCGGGATGGACGGCTCTGTTGCCCGGCAGCAACGACCTGACTTATCTGCGGCAACTGCTACGGCGCGGCACCGCTGCCTAAGAGCCAAGCGGCGGATGCCCATAGCGTGCGTAGCAGGTTCTTTGTAAGGTTCGGGGACTCTACTTGGCGCGGCTATAATTCCGGTAAACTAAATACTCCCCATTTCACCGTTTAGCTAATCGGGACTTTGCGCAGGATGGCTTCAATCAGGTCCTGGGTGCGGATGCCGTCGGCTTCGGCTTCGTAATTGAGCAGGATGCGGTGGTTGAGCACGTCGCCGGCCACATCTTTAATGTCTTCGGGCAGCACGTAGTCCCGGTCGTCGAAGAAGGCCACGGCTTTGGCGGCGCGGTGCAGGGCAATGCTGGCCCGGGGGCTCACTCCAAACTGCACGTACTGCGCAAATTCGGCCAAATCGTACTCGGCAGGCTTGCGGGTGGCAAACACCAGCTCGATGATATACTTCTCCAGCGTCTCGGAAATCTGCACCTGGTTTATCATGGAGCGAATGCCGAAAATGTCCTCCTTGGTCAGAATCGGGTTTACCTCGCCCACATAGCTCATGTTGGCCATGCGGCGCATCACCTCCAGCTCGTCGGCTTTCT
Above is a genomic segment from Hymenobacter cellulosivorans containing:
- a CDS encoding T9SS type A sorting domain-containing protein; this translates as MKKTVLTLLMAAMVVASAQAQCPANPVNLVSVGTGTSAKTGFEITTNTTWTRSNIYLLNGIVYVNSGVTLTIEPGTIIKGSFANQGALVIRRGGKINAAGTATQPIVFTSEKPAGQRQPGDWGGVIICGNAPTNKAGDPQIEGGTLANYGGNDPNDNSGVLQYVRIEYPGIPFLPGNEINGLTLGGVGAGTTIDHIQVTASGDDSFEWFGGSVNAKYLIALAGTDDDFDTDNGFSGRVQFGVAVRDQSRGDFANNGVSNGFESDNDSDNSARTPQTSAVFSNMTILLPTSPAPASPFNNSAGALIRQNSAQSIFNSVFAGRRSGLEIAGGGAGTTQANATSGALAFQNNVLAGYSPRAGRIGGATSATPAFNINAFVGGNGNDTTRTVAGVGLNGDNFFFNGNCSGNAQCVPSFALPATSMLNAGAAFTSSKLTGAGNGGPNSTFEVVNYRGAFGATNWATGWTNFNPQNTCYNTPGSVLAAKSAADEKVQALSVAPNPTEGAAVLSFDLPRAAVVTVRVLDVTGREVALVSGATKLLAGNQTIQLPASLKAGLYLASVTTEGSVQTVRFVVAK
- a CDS encoding lipopolysaccharide biosynthesis protein; this translates as MIRRILQNFATRLATAVLSFAIVWLTARYLGATGRGDVSLFVTDCAAMLLFIGLLGGSSLIYLAPKRSIWLLLVPAYAWATLVCVVGTAAVGLLRTVPLLYLGHLLALSLLQAYFSINTSLLLGRKQEASFNLLNLLQVGLLAASMLLAFAGLQWRELAVYYYATYVAYGLPLLLSFGALYRLPDRWAGGLGLRDTVRELAYHSRGAHFSNILTFANYRLSYYFVAHYADARALGVLSVGVALAEAIWLIPRSTALVQYVDLVHATDKHAQIVPTLRIARLTLLSTTLAVVFLCALPAQVLTVIFGPEFGAAQPVILRLAPGVVAIAVNVMCSTYFAGTGHYRTNNLAATVGLLVTLPACWLLIPVLGINGAALASSLSYLASMTYLFYRFSQATGAGWTALLPGSNDLTYLRQLLRRGTAA
- a CDS encoding TonB-dependent receptor yields the protein MRRLGLLFIFLIISSLAFAQQGVISGKVTDKKTGDGVIGATVLVTGTVQAAPVDVQGNYELRLAPGTYNITMTYIGYKPLTFAGIVVTANGKTTLNGVMEENATNLKEVTVTGQKQTGTEVAMIQDLKKSEVVVSGMSNDQIVKTLDRDAAEVVKRIPGVTIQNNNFIVIRGLAERYNTVLLNDALTPSAEVDTRSFSFDILPSSVIDRVLIFKSGSPELPGEFGGGVVKVYTKNSVLDNSTSLSVSGWSRSTNTFDSGYLTSNHSNTDFLGFDNDQRKMPDALSVLKPATPSDATQTEALRGNLRNEFLPRVITSRPDLRLSLGVNRKFEIGQAYVSNVTSISYSNTQEQYTSERQRFDAYIQPGILPDADFSYVDTRSVSAVRLGIIHNYQVRFNDRNRLEFRNFFNQYGTDEVVNRQGLNFENGTGPDAQQRNDYALHYQSRSIYSGQLGGSHDVGATNNTTLTWATGYNYVNREEPDYRQNQQARYNRPGTEDDPNLLKVVIDIVPQTSSRFYSTLNENTYMASGQVERRYRGRDTTSVNQYKVRAGFYAEEKERKYSSRYFNYARSRNFNFALADLPLSTIFNDENINPDGGFVLREGTLPQDRYTGKNRLVAGYLSGVAPISDKFSFSGGVRLEYNRKSLASGDTESETSPEKPYEETRTFWLPSLNATYNFTQRSLLRAGGSVSVNRPEFREVANYTYYDFNTNFFIQGSSDLRTARIYNADLRYEFYPTRAELLSVGVFYKHFTDAIEQVTRSTSNVTLTYQNADKAYDVGVEVEARKSLLDVTDSRFLQRFSFVVNASLIRSRVDLDTTKAENRDFAVTNRPLQGQSPYVVNFGTFYQDDEHHWQISAQYNIIGPRLAFVGDKTQNYSVFDLPRHVVDLAVTKGFKSHLEVRAGVQNLLNQQVRQYYDIDRNGKINGFEKDAVFARYRRGVYSTLGLTYRF
- a CDS encoding glycosyltransferase; protein product: MRILHLPKWYPHRYDDQDGDFVARHVAAIAPHAQVAVLFAAVARGPLPHWTDCEADLDGEIPTLRYYYRAQFTGLAPVDKALKLLLYFWCLAQGYRRLTTRWGGPPQLVHVHVLLRTGLFAWWLRLTRGIPYLITEHWTLYLPQNAGRIGKVRRWLSQRIIGRADALHTVSRNLQQAMQQLDLVNARPVVIPNVVDTQAFKPAALVPNSRERVIPGQLLHVAAFNEQAKNLSGILRVVARLADRWPGLTLRIAGYGPAEAEVRQLATTLGLLDTRVFFLGKLTQAEVAAEMRRAACLVLFSNYENLPCVLIEAQASGLPAVATAVGGVPELLPPDGSRGLLVAPQDEAALEQALSTVLRHPERFEARQLRHHAVAHFSYGEVGRQFAQLYAQVLRPAAGGSSSPLPS